In Kaistella faecalis, a genomic segment contains:
- the dinB gene encoding DNA polymerase IV codes for MIPQRKIIHVDMDAFYASVEQHDNPELRGKPIAVGGGHYGVVAAASYEARKFGIRSAMPGRLALEKCPHLIVVKPRFQRYKEISQQIRAIFYEYTDLVEPLSLDEAYLDVTENKKGIESANDIAREIRQRIFEETGLTASAGISVNKFLAKVASDYNKPNGQKTIHPTQIMEFMEELPIEKFYGIGKVTANKMHEMHIFKGADLKEKALEELVRLFGKSGNYYYNVVRGIHKSEVKPHRIQKSVAVEETFWDNLLDEDSVFRQLQLISEELETRLAKKEIKGKSLTLKIKYKDFTQYTRSKTQEVYFDGSTDFFETAQKLWELRPFDKPVRLLGLSLSNLNTQEKKQISVQLKIPFEEFE; via the coding sequence ATGATTCCCCAGCGCAAAATCATCCACGTCGATATGGACGCGTTTTACGCTTCCGTGGAGCAGCACGACAATCCGGAACTCCGCGGAAAACCCATTGCCGTGGGAGGCGGGCATTATGGTGTGGTAGCAGCGGCTAGTTACGAAGCCAGAAAATTCGGAATCCGTTCTGCAATGCCGGGGAGATTGGCGCTCGAGAAATGCCCCCACCTCATCGTGGTAAAACCAAGATTTCAGCGTTACAAAGAAATTTCGCAGCAGATCCGGGCAATTTTTTATGAATATACCGATTTGGTAGAACCACTTTCTCTGGATGAAGCGTACCTGGATGTCACTGAAAATAAAAAAGGAATTGAATCCGCCAATGATATCGCAAGAGAAATCAGACAAAGGATTTTCGAAGAAACGGGACTCACTGCTTCCGCAGGAATTTCGGTGAATAAATTTCTGGCAAAAGTGGCTTCAGATTATAACAAACCCAACGGACAGAAAACCATTCATCCAACACAAATCATGGAGTTCATGGAGGAACTTCCGATAGAAAAATTCTACGGCATCGGAAAAGTTACCGCCAATAAAATGCACGAAATGCACATCTTTAAAGGTGCAGACCTCAAGGAAAAGGCGCTGGAAGAACTCGTCCGTCTATTTGGGAAATCGGGAAACTATTATTATAATGTGGTGCGTGGAATTCATAAAAGTGAAGTAAAACCACACCGCATTCAGAAAAGTGTTGCGGTGGAAGAAACGTTCTGGGATAATCTCCTTGATGAAGATTCGGTTTTCAGGCAGCTTCAACTCATCAGTGAAGAACTCGAAACCCGGCTGGCGAAAAAAGAAATCAAAGGAAAATCTTTAACCCTGAAAATCAAGTACAAAGATTTCACCCAATACACGCGCAGCAAAACCCAGGAAGTATATTTTGACGGTTCTACGGATTTCTTTGAAACCGCGCAGAAACTCTGGGAACTGCGCCCTTTCGACAAACCCGTGCGCTTGCTTGGACTTTCACTTTCCAACCTCAACACCCAGGAAAAAAAACAGATTTCCGTTCAGCTCAAAATCCCTTTCGAAGAATTTGAGTGA